One Curtobacterium sp. MCLR17_032 genomic window carries:
- a CDS encoding glycosyltransferase family 2 protein yields the protein MLTFVVALVLVLGVNTILWTTVGATRVVTARLHRVGADGRGRRAHRRGMPAPVPRGYRPPTTADVAVLVAAHDEELVIERTIRSAAEHLPPEQILVVSDGSSDRTVEIARAAGAQVYDLQPNRGKAGAIAAAIEHFSIPERFEVMMLLDADTHLSTDYFTTGLPEFSAPDVVAVAGRATTILEPRAPTFSGRLLVAYRERVYVAVQYLQKFGQAAPAANVVAIVPGFASMYRTRILRDIDITAEGLAIEDFNMTFEVHAKELGRVAFRPGAAIAYTQDPDTLRDYAKQVRRWNLGFWQTLRRHRFGLRRFGLATGLFVLELLTSSVMMLLLLPAVALAGTAAVLVALGMGAGFPDAVLAVDPVTGIVVGVLLPDYLLTIVVAVVSRRGVYVLYGLTFPLLRVLDSYLCLRALFLAFRGGSSGVWHSPTRRAATV from the coding sequence ATGCTCACGTTCGTCGTCGCCCTCGTGCTCGTCCTCGGCGTCAACACGATCCTCTGGACCACGGTCGGCGCGACCCGGGTCGTCACCGCCCGTCTGCACCGCGTCGGCGCCGACGGCCGCGGTCGTCGGGCCCACCGCCGCGGCATGCCAGCACCCGTCCCGCGGGGCTACCGACCGCCGACGACCGCCGACGTCGCCGTCCTCGTCGCCGCGCACGACGAGGAGCTCGTCATCGAACGCACCATCCGCTCCGCGGCCGAGCACCTGCCACCCGAGCAGATCCTCGTCGTCTCCGACGGGTCCTCGGACCGCACCGTCGAGATCGCCCGCGCCGCCGGTGCCCAGGTGTACGACCTGCAGCCGAACCGCGGCAAGGCCGGTGCCATCGCGGCCGCCATCGAGCACTTCTCGATCCCGGAGCGCTTCGAGGTGATGATGCTCCTGGACGCCGACACCCACCTGTCCACCGACTACTTCACCACCGGGCTGCCGGAGTTCTCCGCCCCCGACGTCGTCGCCGTCGCCGGTCGCGCCACCACGATCCTGGAGCCCCGCGCACCCACCTTCTCCGGCCGCCTGCTCGTCGCGTACCGCGAACGCGTCTACGTCGCCGTCCAGTACCTGCAGAAGTTCGGCCAGGCCGCCCCCGCCGCCAACGTCGTCGCCATCGTCCCCGGCTTCGCCTCGATGTACCGCACCCGGATCCTCCGCGACATCGACATCACCGCCGAGGGGCTGGCCATCGAGGACTTCAACATGACGTTCGAGGTGCACGCCAAGGAGCTCGGCCGCGTCGCGTTCCGCCCCGGCGCCGCCATCGCCTACACGCAGGACCCCGACACCCTCCGCGACTACGCGAAACAGGTCCGACGCTGGAACCTCGGCTTCTGGCAGACCCTCCGGCGCCACCGCTTCGGCCTCCGCCGTTTCGGACTCGCCACCGGACTGTTCGTGCTCGAGCTCCTGACGTCGAGCGTGATGATGCTCCTGCTGCTGCCCGCGGTGGCGCTCGCCGGGACCGCTGCGGTCCTCGTGGCGCTCGGCATGGGCGCCGGGTTCCCGGACGCCGTGCTCGCCGTCGACCCGGTCACCGGGATCGTGGTCGGTGTGCTGCTGCCCGACTACCTGCTCACCATCGTCGTCGCGGTGGTCTCCCGCCGCGGCGTCTACGTCCTGTACGGCCTGACCTTCCCGCTCCTCCGGGTCCTCGACTCGTACCTGTGCCTCCGCGCCCTGTTCCTCGCCTTCCGCGGTGGTTCCAGCGGGGTCTGGCACAGCCCCACGCGGCGGGCGGCCACCGTCTGA
- a CDS encoding nucleotide sugar dehydrogenase — MSIAPPSSDALSVRTSPVAPTTTTVPTSPDVSAPLSSSVPLTRGTTAHGGTRGFEFDVAIVGLGYVGLPTALAYHHSGTSVIGLDVSQRRLETIRSRGADLLDDDRVRLESAFLADDFVLTDDPSMLARAAAVIVCVPTPVDEYLVPDLAILRGAAATVVEHAVPGQLLMLTSTTYVGCTDDLLVQPLTERGLLPGRDVFVAFSPERIDPGNASVAHEDVPRVLGAATPECAEIADEMLGRYARVHRVPSLAAAEMTKLLENTFRAVNIALANEFSDICRTMGIDVADVVDAAATKPYGFMAFMPGPGVGGHCIPCDPHYLLWQLKADRQAAPMITQAMTEIAARPGRVVDRTREVLSDAGRGLRGARVLVVGIAYKRDVADLRESPALEILEGLIAAGAEVGFADHRFDSVRLHDGTVLDDVVDETAFAADVVLLHTRHTDADLSWITGEQLVIDTTYRAADLTGRILL, encoded by the coding sequence ATGTCCATCGCACCTCCGTCGTCCGACGCCCTGTCGGTCCGCACGTCGCCGGTCGCTCCGACGACGACGACCGTCCCGACGTCCCCGGACGTCTCGGCCCCCCTGAGCAGCAGCGTGCCGCTCACCCGGGGCACCACCGCACACGGCGGGACCCGCGGCTTCGAGTTCGACGTGGCGATCGTGGGTCTCGGCTACGTCGGGCTGCCGACGGCCCTGGCGTACCACCACTCGGGCACCTCGGTGATCGGCCTCGACGTGTCGCAGCGCCGTCTCGAGACCATCCGCTCCCGCGGCGCCGACCTGCTCGACGACGACCGGGTGCGGCTCGAGTCCGCGTTCCTGGCGGACGACTTCGTCCTCACCGACGACCCGTCGATGCTCGCCCGTGCGGCGGCCGTGATCGTCTGCGTGCCGACGCCGGTCGACGAGTACCTGGTGCCGGACCTGGCGATCCTCCGCGGTGCCGCCGCGACGGTCGTCGAGCACGCCGTGCCCGGGCAGCTCCTGATGCTGACGAGCACCACCTACGTCGGGTGCACCGACGACCTGCTCGTGCAGCCCCTCACCGAGCGTGGGCTGCTGCCGGGTCGGGACGTGTTCGTCGCGTTCAGCCCGGAGCGCATCGACCCGGGCAACGCCTCGGTCGCGCACGAGGACGTGCCGCGTGTGCTCGGTGCGGCGACGCCCGAGTGCGCCGAGATCGCGGACGAGATGCTCGGCCGCTACGCCCGGGTGCACCGCGTGCCCTCGCTCGCCGCGGCCGAGATGACGAAGCTGCTCGAGAACACCTTCCGCGCGGTGAACATCGCGCTGGCGAACGAGTTCTCGGACATCTGCCGGACGATGGGCATCGACGTGGCGGACGTCGTGGACGCCGCGGCGACGAAGCCGTACGGGTTCATGGCGTTCATGCCGGGCCCGGGCGTCGGCGGTCACTGCATCCCCTGCGACCCGCACTACCTGCTCTGGCAGCTCAAGGCCGACCGCCAGGCCGCGCCGATGATCACCCAGGCGATGACCGAGATCGCAGCCCGTCCTGGTCGGGTCGTCGACCGCACCCGCGAGGTCCTCTCGGACGCGGGCCGTGGCCTCCGCGGTGCCCGGGTGCTCGTCGTCGGCATCGCCTACAAGCGTGACGTCGCTGACCTCCGCGAGTCCCCCGCACTCGAGATCCTCGAGGGTCTGATCGCCGCCGGTGCCGAGGTCGGGTTCGCCGACCACCGCTTCGACTCGGTCCGCCTGCACGACGGCACGGTCCTCGACGACGTCGTCGACGAGACCGCGTTCGCTGCGGACGTCGTGCTGCTGCACACCCGGCACACCGACGCCGACCTGTCCTGGATCACCGGCGAGCAGCTCGTGATCGACACCACCTACCGGGCTGCGGACCTCACCGGCCGCATCCTCCTCTGA
- a CDS encoding NAD-dependent epimerase/dehydratase family protein, producing the protein MKSIVTGGAGFIGSHLVERLLADGDDVVVLDDFSTGRADNLAAVAGHERLRVVEGSILDRELVAELVAGSDRVFHLAAAVGVKLIVDHPLQGLRTNIHGSENVLDACVAAGAKLLLVSTSEIYGKNTADALHETADRVLGSPLVARWTYAAAKGIDEAFAHAYFKEYGLRVAIARPFNTVGPRQTGRYGMVVPNLVGQAVRGEPLTVYGDGVQSRCFSFVGDVVPAMVALIEHDAAYGEAFNLGGEREISIAELAELVIDIVGSDSQITYVPYDEAYGEGYEDMRRRVPDNTRAKAAVGFAPVTPLEAVVRLVAEDVRSRAVADSTPASATAAV; encoded by the coding sequence ATGAAGTCCATCGTCACCGGAGGTGCCGGGTTCATCGGCAGCCACCTCGTCGAACGCCTGCTCGCCGACGGCGACGACGTCGTCGTCCTCGACGACTTCTCGACCGGTCGTGCCGACAACCTGGCCGCCGTCGCCGGACACGAGCGACTGCGCGTCGTCGAGGGCAGCATCCTCGACCGCGAGCTCGTCGCCGAACTGGTCGCCGGTTCGGACCGGGTCTTCCACCTGGCCGCCGCGGTCGGCGTGAAGCTCATCGTGGACCACCCGCTGCAGGGGCTCCGCACGAACATCCACGGCAGCGAGAACGTCCTGGACGCCTGTGTCGCCGCCGGCGCGAAGCTGCTCCTCGTCTCCACCAGCGAGATCTACGGCAAGAACACCGCCGACGCGCTGCACGAGACCGCCGACCGCGTGCTCGGTTCGCCGCTCGTGGCCCGCTGGACCTACGCCGCGGCGAAGGGCATCGACGAGGCCTTCGCGCACGCCTACTTCAAGGAGTACGGCCTGCGGGTCGCCATCGCCCGTCCGTTCAACACGGTCGGTCCGCGCCAGACCGGTCGCTACGGCATGGTCGTCCCGAACCTCGTCGGTCAGGCCGTCCGCGGCGAGCCGCTGACCGTGTACGGCGACGGCGTCCAGTCGCGCTGCTTCTCGTTCGTCGGCGACGTCGTCCCCGCGATGGTCGCGCTCATCGAGCACGACGCGGCCTACGGCGAGGCGTTCAACCTCGGCGGCGAGCGCGAGATCAGCATCGCCGAGCTGGCGGAGCTCGTCATCGACATCGTCGGTTCGGACAGCCAGATCACCTACGTCCCCTACGACGAGGCGTACGGCGAGGGCTACGAGGACATGCGCCGTCGTGTCCCGGACAACACGCGTGCCAAGGCCGCCGTCGGGTTCGCCCCGGTGACCCCCCTGGAGGCCGTGGTCCGGTTGGTCGCGGAGGACGTGCGTTCCCGCGCGGTCGCCGACTCGACTCCGGCGAGCGCGACGGCGGCGGTCTAG
- the glmS gene encoding glutamine--fructose-6-phosphate transaminase (isomerizing) encodes MCGIIAARVADDATPYLLDGLERLEYRGYDSAGIAVRTSTGRTETIRSVSRVGDLRTLVAARSGDPFTGIGIGHTRWATHGAVRETNAHPHADCSGRISVVHNGIIENADLLREQLSAQGHVFVSEVDSEVITHLVERALAVDPDLMLAVQIATAQLEGSWAIVVLDARDGRMVVAADRSPLVVARAARGDFVASDIGAIATWAETFVALRDGDVVELGESWTWSSRGEVVAVPFATPSPFAAEALELGDHTDHMAKEIEEQPAVVAEILDRIAGRAVDGSMWRGLGLAPFERVAVVACGTSLNAGQVIATALRGLGGVPTDTVVASEADQAVLTPGTLVVAISQSGETADVLRALDRFADQYQVLALTNNLHSSLARRADAVLDCHAGPEIGVAATKTFTAQVVVGVSAMISALVASGRIDRSRALALVGDMQRLPGLLAGAAEASLDRIPLLVSSVRDASGFLFLGRGAGLPFAAEGALKLKELSYRWAEAYPAGELKHGPLALVTDGTPVVVVDNGEHKIQASVAEVRARGGFVITIGGVGADVPALGRDAGRLLSRRTDVTDQGMSLWGPLESVVPLQMLARELALQLGCDVDKPRNLAKSVTVE; translated from the coding sequence GTGTGCGGCATCATCGCGGCGCGGGTGGCGGACGACGCCACCCCGTACCTCCTGGACGGGCTGGAGCGTCTGGAGTACCGCGGCTACGACTCGGCCGGAATCGCCGTCCGCACCAGCACCGGCCGCACCGAGACGATCCGTTCGGTGTCCCGCGTCGGCGACCTGCGCACGCTGGTCGCCGCCCGCTCCGGTGACCCGTTCACGGGCATCGGCATCGGCCACACCCGCTGGGCGACGCACGGCGCCGTCCGTGAGACGAACGCGCACCCGCACGCCGACTGCTCCGGTCGGATCAGCGTCGTGCACAACGGCATCATCGAGAACGCGGACCTGCTCCGCGAGCAGCTGAGCGCCCAGGGACACGTGTTCGTGTCCGAGGTCGACTCGGAGGTCATCACGCACCTCGTCGAGCGTGCCCTGGCGGTCGACCCGGACCTGATGCTCGCGGTGCAGATCGCGACCGCGCAGCTCGAGGGCTCCTGGGCCATCGTGGTCCTCGACGCCCGGGACGGCCGGATGGTCGTCGCCGCCGACCGGTCCCCGCTCGTGGTGGCCCGTGCCGCCCGCGGTGACTTCGTCGCGAGCGACATCGGTGCGATCGCCACGTGGGCGGAGACCTTCGTGGCGCTCCGGGACGGGGACGTCGTCGAGCTCGGCGAGAGCTGGACGTGGTCCTCCCGCGGCGAGGTCGTGGCGGTGCCGTTCGCGACACCGTCGCCGTTCGCCGCCGAGGCGCTCGAGCTCGGTGACCACACCGACCACATGGCGAAGGAGATCGAGGAGCAGCCCGCCGTCGTCGCGGAGATCCTCGACCGGATCGCCGGCCGCGCGGTCGACGGCTCGATGTGGCGCGGCCTCGGGCTCGCGCCGTTCGAGCGCGTCGCCGTCGTGGCGTGCGGGACCTCGTTGAACGCCGGGCAGGTCATCGCGACCGCGCTCCGCGGACTCGGCGGTGTCCCCACCGACACCGTCGTCGCCAGCGAGGCCGACCAGGCCGTCCTGACGCCCGGCACCCTGGTCGTCGCGATCAGCCAGTCGGGCGAGACCGCGGACGTTCTCCGCGCGCTCGACCGGTTCGCGGACCAGTACCAGGTGCTCGCGTTGACGAACAACCTGCACTCGTCGCTCGCCCGTCGGGCCGACGCGGTGCTCGACTGCCACGCCGGTCCGGAGATCGGTGTCGCCGCGACGAAGACGTTCACGGCGCAGGTCGTCGTCGGCGTCTCGGCGATGATCTCCGCACTGGTGGCGTCCGGCCGGATCGACCGCTCGCGTGCACTGGCGCTCGTGGGCGACATGCAGCGGCTGCCGGGCCTCCTGGCCGGCGCGGCCGAAGCGTCCCTCGACCGGATCCCGCTGCTCGTCTCGAGCGTGCGCGACGCCTCCGGGTTCCTGTTCCTGGGACGTGGGGCGGGCCTCCCGTTCGCCGCCGAGGGTGCGCTGAAGCTCAAGGAGCTGTCCTACCGGTGGGCCGAGGCCTACCCGGCCGGCGAGCTCAAGCACGGCCCGCTCGCACTCGTCACCGACGGCACCCCGGTGGTCGTCGTCGACAACGGCGAGCACAAGATCCAGGCGAGCGTCGCCGAGGTCCGCGCCCGCGGTGGCTTCGTCATCACCATCGGTGGTGTCGGCGCCGACGTGCCCGCGCTCGGTCGCGACGCCGGCCGGCTGCTCTCCCGACGGACCGACGTGACCGACCAGGGCATGTCGCTCTGGGGGCCGCTCGAGTCCGTCGTCCCCCTCCAGATGCTCGCCCGCGAGCTCGCGCTGCAGCTCGGCTGCGACGTGGACAAGCCCCGCAACCTCGCGAAGTCGGTGACGGTCGAATGA
- a CDS encoding polysaccharide deacetylase family protein: MTKDQSFNRLTVILAVLAAVAIVVTGLLGAAPARAATVTKPVTVSLTFDDGDADQIPAAQVLQQNGLTGTFYIITGYLNAPGYMQQSDLATLAAAGNEIGGHSVTHPDMSALSQAEAQRQACQSRATLSSWGYTVRSFAYPFAESTKKTRDAVRACGYTSARGLGDVQTPYDCTGCVTAETLPPRNAMLTRAPSQVEADWTLADLQKQVTQAKTDRGGWVQLTFHHISDDTSLDPTTSPALFAQFAQWLAAYSADPANATTVKTVGDAVGTPVQPVVQSPVPGPAAPGVNAVQNPSFQTTSSTSPSGQKCWQYGGYGSNTAAFSTVSPGRTGTTTKATSLTVSDYTDGDAKWLPTFDLGDCAPTVVAGHTYSLREYYKANTVTQFTVYLRDSTTGSWHYWTSSPWYASATTWTQAVWTTDQIPAGFNGISFGLNLFTNGTLTTDDVAAYDTVGAPPLSTTTTTTNSATTSAKTSSSVSRIAPAVDALAVRSRAVLGQLDTSGMATPLDTPAQPAGPSVPTPAAPAAPAAPAAPAAPGTIGR; the protein is encoded by the coding sequence ATGACCAAGGACCAGTCCTTCAACCGCCTGACGGTGATCCTCGCCGTCCTGGCGGCCGTGGCGATCGTCGTCACGGGTCTCCTCGGAGCCGCCCCGGCACGCGCCGCGACGGTCACGAAGCCCGTCACGGTCAGCCTGACCTTCGACGACGGCGACGCCGATCAGATCCCGGCCGCGCAGGTGCTGCAGCAGAACGGCCTGACCGGCACGTTCTACATCATCACCGGGTACCTCAACGCCCCCGGCTACATGCAGCAGTCGGACCTGGCGACCCTCGCGGCCGCCGGCAACGAGATCGGTGGCCACAGCGTCACCCACCCCGACATGTCGGCGCTGTCCCAGGCCGAGGCGCAGCGGCAGGCCTGCCAGTCGCGTGCCACGCTGTCGTCGTGGGGCTACACCGTCCGGAGCTTCGCCTACCCCTTCGCGGAGTCGACCAAGAAGACGCGTGACGCCGTCCGCGCCTGCGGGTACACCAGCGCCCGCGGCCTCGGCGACGTGCAGACCCCGTACGACTGCACCGGCTGCGTCACGGCGGAGACCCTGCCGCCCCGCAACGCCATGCTGACCCGGGCACCGAGCCAGGTCGAGGCGGACTGGACCCTGGCCGACCTGCAGAAGCAGGTCACCCAGGCGAAGACCGACAGGGGCGGCTGGGTGCAGCTCACCTTCCACCACATCAGCGACGACACCTCGCTCGACCCGACGACCTCACCGGCCCTGTTCGCGCAGTTCGCCCAGTGGCTCGCCGCGTACTCGGCAGACCCGGCGAACGCCACCACCGTCAAGACGGTCGGCGACGCGGTCGGCACCCCGGTGCAGCCGGTCGTGCAGTCACCGGTCCCCGGACCGGCAGCACCCGGCGTCAACGCCGTGCAGAACCCGTCGTTCCAGACGACCTCCTCCACCAGCCCGAGCGGCCAGAAGTGCTGGCAGTACGGCGGGTACGGGTCGAACACGGCGGCGTTCAGCACCGTCAGCCCGGGTCGCACCGGCACCACCACCAAGGCGACGTCGCTCACCGTCAGCGACTACACGGACGGCGACGCCAAGTGGCTGCCGACGTTCGACCTCGGCGACTGCGCCCCCACCGTCGTCGCCGGGCACACGTACTCGCTCCGCGAGTACTACAAGGCGAACACGGTGACGCAGTTCACGGTCTACCTGCGCGACTCGACCACCGGGTCGTGGCACTACTGGACCTCGAGCCCCTGGTACGCCTCGGCCACCACGTGGACCCAGGCGGTGTGGACGACGGACCAGATCCCGGCCGGGTTCAACGGCATCAGCTTCGGCCTGAACCTGTTCACCAACGGCACGCTGACCACCGACGACGTCGCCGCCTACGACACGGTCGGTGCGCCGCCTCTCTCGACCACCACGACGACGACGAACAGCGCGACCACGTCGGCGAAGACGAGCAGCAGCGTCAGCCGGATCGCCCCGGCCGTCGACGCCCTGGCCGTCCGGTCCCGCGCGGTCCTCGGGCAGCTCGACACGTCGGGCATGGCGACCCCGCTCGACACCCCGGCGCAGCCCGCCGGACCCTCGGTGCCCACCCCGGCGGCGCCCGCCGCTCCGGCAGCGCCCGCAGCGCCCGCAGCGCCCGGCACGATCGGCCGGTGA
- a CDS encoding M50 family metallopeptidase, translating to MTSLPASAVFAALLIGAVLPLVPFLGRIARLAATIVHEVGHCVVVVPFGGRIRRIDLHPDGSGEAWVQLGRVPGAVRWLVRLLNLFAGYSAPIWAGVLLVTGAVVGSPWLPVAVLGVVGLVALLFVRNWFGLLVVIGFDALAVWVAVRPSDLTLLVVAALGAALLVDGLRSLVQVVRWLFTGARVQTDFHIAAAEMRLPAVVWFVLFLAGNGVAVWAARGPLLAVGETVLTGIRALVGS from the coding sequence TTGACCTCCCTGCCCGCCTCCGCCGTGTTCGCCGCCCTGCTCATCGGCGCCGTGCTCCCCCTCGTGCCGTTCCTCGGCCGGATCGCCCGCCTGGCCGCGACGATCGTGCACGAGGTCGGGCACTGCGTCGTCGTGGTCCCCTTCGGTGGCCGTATCCGCCGCATCGACCTGCACCCGGACGGCTCCGGCGAGGCCTGGGTGCAGCTCGGCCGCGTCCCGGGAGCGGTCCGCTGGCTGGTGCGGCTGCTCAACCTGTTCGCCGGCTACAGCGCACCGATCTGGGCCGGTGTCCTGCTCGTCACCGGGGCGGTGGTCGGCTCGCCCTGGCTGCCCGTCGCCGTGCTCGGCGTCGTGGGCCTGGTCGCGCTCCTGTTCGTCCGGAACTGGTTCGGGCTGCTCGTGGTGATCGGGTTCGACGCGCTCGCCGTGTGGGTCGCCGTCCGCCCGTCGGACCTGACCCTGCTGGTCGTCGCGGCCCTCGGCGCAGCGCTCCTCGTCGACGGACTGCGCTCCCTCGTGCAGGTCGTCCGGTGGCTGTTCACCGGAGCACGGGTGCAGACCGACTTCCACATCGCGGCCGCCGAGATGCGTCTGCCCGCGGTCGTCTGGTTCGTGCTGTTCCTGGCGGGCAACGGCGTCGCGGTGTGGGCGGCCCGTGGCCCACTGCTGGCGGTCGGCGAGACCGTCCTGACCGGCATCCGGGCGCTCGTCGGCTCCTAG
- a CDS encoding PLP-dependent transferase, producing the protein MTDERPGFATEQVHGGFLPDTAHGARVPAIHMSSGFLFEDAAQARDRFAGTDDGYTYTRLGNPTNADVERRIALLERGADALLVSSGQAAATVAFLGLLAAGDHVVSAASIYEGTRGLLLQNLGRLGIHVDFVTDARDLDAWAAAVRPETKLFFAETIPNPKNDVLDIACVAEVAHRAGVPLVVDNTLATPYLVQPVEHGADVVVHSASKFLSGHGSGLGGVVVDGGRFDWTATPERWPHLTQPDRALGGASYVDRAGTGAFLAYARDVVASRIGPTPSPFNAFLLRQGIETLSLRVERHVANALTVATWLESQPEVTSVDHAGLASSPYHDLARRYLPRGAGSVFAFTFAGGEAAAHAFIDAVELFSRMTHLGDVRSLVLHPATTTHAGRTPAERAALGIGDGLVRLSIGIEDVADLLRDLERGFAAVRAGASVAPVPSVASVPSVESVVSVVGREARPAPVTSVTVLDGAGR; encoded by the coding sequence ATGACGGACGAACGACCCGGTTTCGCGACCGAACAGGTGCACGGCGGCTTCCTGCCCGACACCGCCCACGGCGCCCGGGTGCCCGCGATCCACATGTCCTCCGGCTTCCTGTTCGAGGACGCCGCGCAGGCCCGCGACCGGTTCGCCGGCACCGACGACGGCTACACGTACACCCGGCTCGGCAACCCGACGAACGCCGACGTCGAGCGGCGCATCGCCCTGCTCGAGCGTGGAGCCGACGCGCTCCTGGTGAGCAGCGGTCAGGCGGCCGCGACGGTCGCCTTCCTCGGACTCCTCGCCGCGGGCGACCACGTGGTCAGCGCCGCCAGCATCTACGAGGGCACCCGCGGGCTGCTGCTGCAGAACCTCGGCCGGCTCGGCATCCACGTCGACTTCGTCACCGACGCCCGGGACCTCGACGCCTGGGCCGCCGCCGTCCGACCCGAGACGAAGCTGTTCTTCGCCGAGACGATCCCGAACCCGAAGAACGACGTCCTCGACATCGCCTGCGTCGCCGAGGTCGCCCACCGCGCCGGCGTCCCGCTCGTCGTCGACAACACGCTCGCGACCCCGTACCTCGTGCAACCCGTCGAGCACGGCGCCGACGTGGTGGTCCACTCCGCGTCGAAGTTCCTGTCCGGACACGGTTCGGGGCTCGGCGGCGTCGTCGTCGACGGCGGACGGTTCGACTGGACCGCCACCCCGGAACGCTGGCCGCACCTCACCCAGCCCGACCGGGCCCTCGGCGGTGCCAGCTACGTGGACCGCGCCGGCACCGGTGCGTTCCTCGCCTACGCGCGGGACGTCGTCGCCTCCCGGATCGGCCCGACGCCCTCCCCCTTCAACGCGTTCCTCCTCCGGCAGGGCATCGAGACGCTGTCGCTCCGCGTCGAGCGGCACGTGGCGAACGCGCTGACGGTCGCCACGTGGCTGGAGTCGCAGCCCGAGGTGACGAGCGTCGACCACGCGGGTCTGGCCTCCAGTCCGTACCACGACCTCGCCCGGCGCTACCTGCCCCGCGGAGCCGGGTCCGTCTTCGCGTTCACGTTCGCCGGCGGCGAGGCGGCCGCCCACGCGTTCATCGACGCGGTCGAGCTGTTCAGCCGGATGACCCACCTGGGCGACGTGCGGTCGCTGGTGCTGCACCCCGCGACGACCACCCATGCCGGACGGACGCCCGCCGAGCGGGCTGCGCTCGGCATCGGTGACGGGCTCGTCCGCCTGTCGATCGGCATCGAGGACGTCGCCGACCTGCTCCGCGACCTGGAACGCGGGTTCGCCGCGGTCCGCGCGGGCGCGTCGGTCGCGCCAGTGCCCTCGGTCGCGTCCGTGCCCTCGGTCGAGTCCGTCGTCTCGGTCGTCGGCCGGGAGGCACGCCCCGCCCCCGTCACGTCCGTCACGGTGCTCGACGGGGCCGGCCGATGA
- a CDS encoding LLM class flavin-dependent oxidoreductase produces MTRMQHVGYFFSRGFGPQAWGRADWHWGHDWTKPELYQQSVRALEDAGLDLVIAEDAISLGNPSTLDLRIRQAYGGPKHDPLLLAPWLFAATRHIGIAPTVNAGVTPPYLAARQLATLAHLSSDRLGVNVVTDVGSARHAGLDPLPHDAAYDRAEEWMGLLRRLWHSWGSGHLQSESDWHFADGAELDAFQHEGEYFRTAGPLNALPLESDPVVVSPGGSGRGLGFAGTHSDVQLALAPLSATAVAAYRAKVHAAAAEVGRRPEDLRVLFVLKPVVASSPDEADRIVEASRHPSDEALRTVALAWSSDSETDLLALDLDAPIPEGTFADHVSAGTVRGLLGDTPDAPLRELLTRKARLGRVADRSGFVGTADEFADFIEELGSDADNDGVILSGDLHPAQVYRMLGDLVPVLRQRGILRREYGAGGLRSNLFDF; encoded by the coding sequence ATGACCCGGATGCAACACGTCGGGTACTTCTTCTCGCGCGGGTTCGGTCCGCAGGCGTGGGGTCGCGCGGACTGGCACTGGGGACACGACTGGACGAAGCCGGAGCTGTACCAGCAGTCGGTGCGGGCCCTCGAGGACGCCGGACTCGACCTGGTCATCGCCGAGGACGCGATCTCCCTCGGCAACCCGTCGACCCTCGACCTGCGCATCCGGCAGGCGTACGGCGGGCCCAAGCACGACCCGCTGCTGCTCGCCCCGTGGCTGTTCGCCGCGACCCGGCACATCGGCATCGCACCGACCGTGAACGCCGGCGTCACCCCGCCGTACCTGGCCGCCCGACAGCTGGCGACGCTCGCGCACCTGTCGTCGGACCGGCTCGGCGTCAACGTCGTCACCGACGTGGGCAGCGCCCGGCACGCCGGCCTCGACCCGCTGCCGCACGACGCCGCCTACGACCGCGCCGAGGAGTGGATGGGACTGCTCCGCCGACTCTGGCACTCGTGGGGCTCCGGGCACCTGCAGTCCGAGTCCGACTGGCACTTCGCCGACGGCGCCGAACTCGACGCGTTCCAGCACGAGGGCGAGTACTTCCGGACAGCGGGACCCCTCAACGCGCTGCCGCTCGAGTCCGACCCCGTCGTGGTCTCCCCCGGCGGCTCCGGACGCGGACTGGGCTTCGCCGGGACGCACTCCGACGTGCAGCTCGCCCTCGCTCCCCTGTCGGCCACCGCGGTCGCCGCCTACCGGGCGAAGGTGCACGCCGCCGCAGCCGAGGTCGGACGGCGACCGGAGGACCTGCGGGTCCTGTTCGTCCTCAAGCCCGTCGTGGCGTCCTCGCCTGACGAGGCCGACCGCATCGTCGAGGCGTCCCGGCACCCGTCCGACGAGGCCCTGCGCACCGTCGCGCTGGCGTGGTCGAGCGACTCGGAGACCGACCTGCTCGCACTCGACCTCGACGCACCGATCCCCGAGGGCACCTTCGCCGACCACGTCTCGGCCGGTACCGTCCGCGGGCTCCTCGGGGACACGCCGGACGCCCCGTTGCGCGAACTGCTCACCCGGAAGGCACGGCTCGGCCGGGTCGCCGACCGCTCGGGCTTCGTCGGGACGGCCGACGAGTTCGCGGACTTCATCGAGGAGCTCGGGTCCGATGCCGACAACGACGGAGTGATCCTGTCCGGCGACCTGCACCCGGCGCAGGTGTACCGGATGCTCGGTGACCTGGTGCCGGTGCTCCGGCAGCGCGGGATCCTCCGTCGGGAGTACGGCGCAGGCGGGCTGCGCTCGAACCTGTTCGACTTCTGA